A single genomic interval of Malania oleifera isolate guangnan ecotype guangnan chromosome 11, ASM2987363v1, whole genome shotgun sequence harbors:
- the LOC131167512 gene encoding beta-glucosidase 13-like has product MAVMLSSKSPSMVMGSSSERGGSRTLSSSSLIGRSRNIINVNYNYISGGRRNVNVKDYSNKGYSSIWCLKGHVVPPPAVLERLLNGGVPTGDQPSFTPIPKSKTVTRKDFPPDFKFGCSTSALQTEGAGDEGGRGASTWDSFIQDGTGDRDIAVDSYHRYKDDVQILKKMGVDTYRLSIAWPRILPDGTVSGGVNQQGIDFYNNFIDELLKNGITPFVTLFHFDLPQALQNKYRGFLSSEIVDDFKAYADLCFKTFGDRVKHWTTINEPQVFGQYGYKVGMPSDPNANPATDPFLATHHILLAHAAAAKLYKQNYQASQRGEIGISLVTQWFEPHAHNRLDREASERAFDFLVGWFMEPMVFGDYPFIMKALVRDGLPTFTEEEKDLVKGSFDFIGINYYTSRYAVSLPLNPNDEHNSQDQFQRVEFKVDRNGKPIGQLAPGSDAIYVYPQGLRDALIYINKEYNNPKMYVTENGYPEKRDDAIPVETALQDNARIQHILSHLYAVSEARKKGADVEGYFMWALMDCMEMGSGYTVRFGLNYTDYLNKLNRIPKKSAKWLNSFLGGSPK; this is encoded by the exons ATGGCTGTGATGTTAAGTAGCAAAAGCCCATCCATGGTGATGGGTTCGTCGTCGGAGAGAGGAGGAAGTAGAACTCTCTCATCGTCATCTCTTATTGGCCGCAGCAGGAACATCATTAatgttaattataattatataagtGGAGGGAGGAGGAATGTTAACGTTAAGGATTATAGTAATAAGGGGTATAGTAGTATCTGGTGTTTGAAAGGACATGTGGTTCCCCCGCCGGCGGTGCTGGAGAGGCTGCTCAACGGCGGTGTGCCTACCGGCGATCAACCCTCCTTCACTCCCATCCCCAAATCCAAAACCGTCACCAGAAAAGACTTCCCCCCTGATTTCAAATTTGGCTGCTCCACCTCTGCCCTCCAG ACAGAGGGAGCAGGAGATGAAGGAGGGAGAGGAGCTAGCACCTGGGATAGCTTTATCCAGGATGGGACGGGAGATAGAGATATTGCTGTTGATTCCTACCATCGCTACAAA GATGATGTACAAATTTTGAAGAAGATGGGGGTTGACACTTATAGGCTCTCCATCGCTTGGCCAAGGATTCTCCCTG ATGGAACTGTGAGTGGTGGAGTAAACCAACAAGGCATTGATTTTTACAACAATTTTATTGATGAACTACTGAAAAATG GGATAACCCCATTTGTGACACTCTTCCACTTTGACTTACCGCAAGCATTACAAAACAAGTACCGAGGCTTCTTGAGTAGTGAGATTGT GGATGACTTCAAAGCCTATGCAGACCTCTGTTTCAAAACCTTTGGGGACCGAGTGAAGCACTGGACAACCATCAATGAGCCTCAAGTGTTTGGGCAGTATGGCTATAAAGTTGGAATGCCCTCTGACCCTAatgcaaatcctgcaactgaccCTTTCCTTGCTACCCACCACATCCTATTGGCACATGCTGCTGCTGCTAAGCTCTACAAACAAAATTATCAG GCAAGTCAACGTGGAGAGATTGGGATATCGCTGGTGACTCAATGGTTTGAGCCACATGCACACAACCGACTTGACAGAGAGGCATCTGAAAGAGCTTTTGATTTCTTGGTTGGATG GTTTATGGAGCCCATGGTGTTTGGAGACTATCCATTTATAATGAAAGCTCTGGTGAGAGATGGGCTGCCAACTTTTACAGAGGAGGAGAAGGATTTGGTAAAAGGGTCTTTTGATTTCATAGGGATCAATTACTACACTTCCAGATATGCAGTTTCCCTCCCATTAAACCCAAATGATGAACACAACAGCCAAGACCAATTCCAACGTGTTGAGTTCAAAG TGGACAGAAATGGAAAGCCCATTGGTCAACTG GCACCTGGGAGCGATGCCATTTATGTGTACCCACAAGGGCTAAGGGATGCTCTGATATATATAAACAAAGAGTACAATAATCCCAAAATGTACGTCACTGAAAATG GCTATCCGGAGAAAAGAGACGACGCGATCCCGGTCGAGACAGCCCTACAGGACAATGCCAGAATTCAGCACATTCTCAGCCATCTATATGCAGTTTCAGAAGCCAGAAA GAAAGGCGCAGACGTTGAAGGGTACTTCATGTGGGCTCTAATGGACTGCATGGAAATGGGTTCGGGTTACACGGTCCGGTTCGGGCTTAACTATACGGATTACCTCAACAAATTGAACCGGATCCCTAAGAAGTCTGCAAAGTGGCTCAACTCATTCTTGGGCGGTTCACCCAAGTGA
- the LOC131167391 gene encoding calmodulin-like codes for MLSKTHTARHGTAYHPYFLFLLCKSFHLSFLKLRRMAEQLTEEQIAEFKEAFSFFDKDGDGCITTKELGTVMRSLGQNPTEAALQDMINEVDADGNGTIDFPEFLNLMARKMKDTDSEEELKEAFRVFDKDQNGFISAAELH; via the coding sequence atgctATCAAAGACGCACACCGCACGGCACGGCACCGCATACCACCCATATTTTCTATTTCTTCTCTGCAAATCCTTCCATCTCTCCTTCTTGAAGCTTCGAAGAATGGCCGAGCAGCTCACCGAGGAGCAGATCGCGGAATTCAAGGAGGCTTTTAGCTTCTTCGACAAGGATGGCGATGGCTGTATCACCACTAAGGAACTTGGAACAGTGATGCGATCACTGGGGCAGAATCCCACTGAAGCAGCGCTCCAAGACATGATTAATGAGGTTGATGCTGATGGAAATGGAACAATTGACTTTCCGGAGTTCCTCAACCTGATGGCGAGGAAGATGAAGGACACTGACTCTGAGGAGGAGCTCAAGGAAGCTTTCCGGGTTTTTGACAAGGACCAGAATGGCTTCATTTCTGCAGCTGAGCTCCACTAA